A single genomic interval of Nocardia bhagyanarayanae harbors:
- a CDS encoding ABC transporter ATP-binding protein, with protein MLDISHLTVRFGGITALHDVGFGVAPGEMVGLIGPNGAGKTTLFNCLTRRYQPTEGTMRYQGQDLLTVRPDALAGLGIARTFQNLGLFPRMSVRDNVLVGAHHRASAGFVSASLRLPRVRGEERRLRAEVDALLERLDLADVADHPAAGLPFGTLKRIELARALAVGPRLLLLDEPVNGLSHGEVDVFAERLRALRAEFDLTVIVVEHHMGFVMGTCDRVVCLEFGRVIAEGEPEAVQRDPAVIRAYLGTAA; from the coding sequence ATGCTCGACATATCCCACCTGACCGTTCGCTTCGGCGGCATCACCGCCCTGCACGACGTCGGCTTCGGCGTCGCGCCGGGCGAGATGGTCGGCCTGATCGGTCCGAACGGGGCGGGCAAGACCACCCTGTTCAACTGCCTCACCCGGCGCTACCAGCCGACCGAGGGCACGATGCGCTACCAGGGCCAAGACCTGCTGACGGTCCGTCCCGACGCGCTGGCCGGACTCGGCATCGCCCGCACCTTCCAGAACCTGGGGTTGTTCCCCCGCATGTCCGTGCGGGACAACGTGCTCGTCGGCGCGCACCACCGCGCTTCCGCCGGTTTCGTCTCCGCGAGCCTGCGCCTGCCACGAGTGCGCGGGGAGGAGCGGCGGCTGCGCGCCGAGGTCGACGCGCTGTTGGAGCGGCTCGACCTCGCCGATGTCGCCGACCATCCCGCCGCGGGCCTGCCGTTCGGCACGCTCAAGCGGATCGAGCTGGCCCGCGCGCTGGCCGTCGGGCCGCGCCTGCTGCTGCTGGACGAGCCGGTCAACGGACTCAGCCACGGTGAGGTCGACGTGTTCGCCGAGCGCCTGCGCGCCCTGCGCGCCGAGTTCGACCTGACGGTGATCGTCGTCGAACACCACATGGGATTCGTGATGGGCACCTGCGATCGGGTGGTGTGCCTGGAGTTCGGCCGCGTCATCGCCGAGGGCGAACCCGAAGCGGTGCAACGTGATCCGGCGGTCATCCGGGCCTACCTGGGGACGGCGGCATGA
- a CDS encoding ABC transporter ATP-binding protein, whose amino-acid sequence MTDEPFLTVTDLRAGYGAAKVLHGLSFSVARGEVWAVLGPNGAGKTTLLRALCGMIRVRGTVRLGDAEITGRAPEAIARLGVAHVPEGRGTFLPLTVEENLRLGAYQHRDRARTEADLRRVFDFFPILRDKLRETAGGLSGGQQQMLAIGRALMSRPRLLLLDEPSLGLSPLVTQELFQIVHTINEEERTTVIVVEQNAHLALGTAHRAHVLETGRIVLSGTAAEIKADEQVAESYLGYRV is encoded by the coding sequence ATGACCGACGAACCCTTCCTCACGGTCACCGACCTGCGCGCGGGCTACGGCGCGGCCAAGGTGCTGCACGGGTTGAGTTTCTCGGTGGCGCGCGGCGAGGTGTGGGCGGTCCTCGGACCCAACGGCGCGGGCAAGACGACCTTGTTGCGCGCACTGTGCGGCATGATCCGGGTGCGCGGCACGGTCCGCCTCGGCGATGCCGAGATCACCGGCCGCGCACCGGAAGCCATCGCGCGCCTCGGCGTCGCGCACGTTCCCGAGGGCCGCGGCACCTTCCTGCCGCTGACCGTCGAGGAGAACCTGCGCCTCGGCGCCTATCAGCACCGCGACCGGGCCCGCACCGAGGCCGACCTGCGCCGGGTCTTCGACTTCTTCCCCATCCTGCGCGACAAGCTGCGCGAGACGGCGGGCGGACTCTCCGGCGGCCAGCAGCAGATGCTGGCCATCGGCAGGGCGCTCATGTCCCGGCCTCGGCTGTTGCTGCTGGACGAGCCGTCGCTCGGCCTCTCGCCCCTGGTCACCCAGGAGCTCTTTCAAATCGTGCACACCATCAACGAAGAGGAGCGCACCACCGTGATCGTCGTCGAGCAGAACGCGCATCTCGCGCTCGGGACCGCCCACCGGGCCCACGTCCTGGAGACCGGCCGGATCGTCTTGTCCGGCACCGCGGCCGAGATCAAGGCCGACGAGCAGGTCGCCGAGTCCTATCTCGGATACCGGGTGTGA
- a CDS encoding PucR family transcriptional regulator → MSAGSHSIGVSAPVQAERTRIVGSVFEHAHDIADAGMSAILARVPGYAARDRGFHADVHDQLTRLCRTGLGALLDKRRVTVDDIAYARRAAARRAQSGLTLVDYISAFRLGQQAIWKSLVAHAGDSEAGRDAALSMVVPLTRYCDLISTQAANAYLEFQQYLSAEAGRDSRELVESLLDGALPDRGPQLATAHAHGIGTERATPMAAVTAVVLRTAGRGEPGSSEAEARHIASAALARTGVNGLRTLSVVRESEIVALPALGRDGSADELCALLRRTRDKLHAEGITLGIGVSTVFTEIAQFPRAYQQARSALDLLPEDGGVLALPHLSPFRYLMLRADDTVRQLVDPRIAAALAEDRLRGGMLAETIRAFAGADMNLREAADALRIHHNTAKYRLRRIQELTGRNVRSVNDLVELLVAIELHAAPK, encoded by the coding sequence ATGTCAGCTGGATCACATTCGATCGGGGTATCCGCGCCGGTCCAGGCCGAGCGCACGCGGATCGTCGGCAGCGTCTTCGAGCACGCGCACGACATCGCCGACGCGGGCATGTCCGCGATCCTGGCGCGGGTCCCCGGATACGCGGCGCGGGACAGGGGCTTCCACGCCGACGTGCACGACCAGCTGACGCGGCTGTGCCGGACCGGGCTCGGCGCGCTGCTCGACAAGCGCCGGGTCACCGTCGACGACATCGCCTACGCCCGGCGGGCCGCGGCGCGCCGGGCGCAGTCCGGTCTGACGCTGGTCGACTACATCTCCGCGTTCCGGCTCGGGCAGCAGGCGATCTGGAAATCGCTGGTCGCCCACGCGGGCGACTCGGAGGCCGGGCGCGACGCGGCGCTGTCGATGGTCGTGCCGCTGACCCGCTACTGCGACCTGATCAGCACCCAGGCGGCCAACGCCTATCTGGAATTCCAGCAGTACCTGTCCGCCGAAGCCGGGCGGGACAGCCGGGAACTGGTGGAGAGTCTGCTGGACGGCGCCTTGCCCGACCGCGGTCCGCAACTGGCGACGGCTCACGCGCACGGCATCGGCACCGAACGGGCCACGCCCATGGCGGCGGTGACGGCGGTTGTGTTGCGGACCGCGGGCCGCGGTGAGCCGGGCAGTTCCGAAGCGGAGGCCAGGCACATCGCGTCGGCGGCGCTCGCGCGCACCGGTGTCAACGGATTGCGCACGCTGTCGGTGGTGCGCGAGTCGGAGATCGTCGCGCTGCCCGCGCTCGGTCGCGACGGCTCGGCCGACGAACTGTGCGCGCTGCTGCGGCGGACCCGCGACAAGCTGCACGCCGAAGGCATCACTCTCGGCATCGGCGTCAGCACGGTGTTCACCGAGATCGCCCAGTTTCCGCGCGCCTACCAGCAGGCGCGTTCGGCGTTGGATCTGCTGCCCGAGGACGGCGGCGTGCTCGCCCTTCCGCACCTCTCACCGTTCCGGTACCTCATGCTGCGCGCCGACGACACCGTTCGTCAGCTGGTGGATCCGCGGATAGCCGCCGCGCTGGCCGAGGATCGGCTGCGCGGCGGGATGCTCGCCGAGACGATCCGCGCCTTCGCGGGCGCCGACATGAATCTGCGCGAGGCCGCGGACGCGTTGCGTATCCACCACAACACGGCCAAGTACCGCTTGCGCCGCATCCAGGAACTCACCGGCCGAAACGTCCGCAGCGTCAACGATCTCGTCGAATTGCTCGTCGCCATCGAGCTGCACGCCGCGCCGAAGTAG
- a CDS encoding branched-chain amino acid ABC transporter permease, with protein MAGFLQQIIEGLTAGAIYAGLALALVLIYRFTGIVNFAQGELAMFSAFLAWQCVQSGLPFWAALLATLAVSFVGGMLIERVIIRPVEGAPELTLVIVTVGLFFFVNAAAGWIWSYQVKSFPNPFPEGAFRAGGVTAGYGSLGVLGVVAAVMGLLYLLFRYTKIGLAMRAVACNPQSARLVGIRVGTVLALGWGLAALVGAVSGVLSAPLLFLEPNMMGGVLIYAFAAATLGGFDSPGGAVAGGLIVGIAETLTGAYLDVIGTELKIGVPLVIILGVLLLRPQGLFGRAVVERV; from the coding sequence ATGGCCGGATTTCTGCAACAGATCATCGAAGGCCTCACGGCCGGAGCGATTTACGCCGGCTTGGCGCTGGCGCTCGTGCTCATCTACCGATTCACCGGCATCGTCAATTTCGCCCAGGGCGAGCTGGCCATGTTCTCGGCCTTCTTGGCCTGGCAGTGCGTGCAGAGCGGCCTGCCGTTCTGGGCCGCGCTGCTCGCCACCCTCGCGGTGTCCTTCGTCGGCGGCATGCTGATCGAACGGGTGATCATCCGGCCCGTCGAGGGCGCACCGGAACTGACGCTGGTGATCGTCACCGTCGGCCTGTTCTTCTTCGTCAACGCCGCCGCGGGCTGGATCTGGTCCTACCAGGTGAAGTCGTTTCCGAATCCGTTCCCCGAGGGCGCTTTCCGTGCGGGCGGCGTGACCGCCGGGTACGGCAGTCTCGGCGTGCTCGGCGTGGTGGCCGCGGTCATGGGCCTGCTGTACCTGCTGTTCCGCTACACCAAGATCGGCCTGGCGATGCGGGCCGTCGCCTGCAACCCGCAGTCGGCGCGCCTGGTCGGCATCCGGGTCGGCACCGTGCTCGCGCTCGGCTGGGGTCTGGCCGCACTGGTCGGCGCGGTCTCCGGCGTGCTGTCGGCGCCGCTGCTGTTCCTCGAGCCGAACATGATGGGCGGCGTCCTGATCTACGCCTTCGCGGCGGCGACGCTCGGCGGCTTCGACAGCCCGGGCGGCGCGGTGGCGGGCGGGCTGATCGTCGGGATCGCCGAAACCCTCACCGGCGCTTATCTGGACGTCATCGGCACCGAACTCAAGATCGGCGTGCCACTGGTGATCATTCTCGGCGTCCTGCTGCTGCGGCCGCAGGGTCTGTTCGGTCGCGCGGTGGTGGAACGGGTATGA